One genomic region from Salvia hispanica cultivar TCC Black 2014 chromosome 2, UniMelb_Shisp_WGS_1.0, whole genome shotgun sequence encodes:
- the LOC125205876 gene encoding pleiotropic drug resistance protein 1-like isoform X1: MEISNSLRRSSSAWRSSRLEMFSQSSRDEDDEEALKWAALEKLPTFDRLRRGILLGSRGGANEVEVADIGYQERAKLVDRLVKVAEEDNEKFLMKFKNRIDRVGIDLPTVEVRFENVKIEAEAYVGSRALPTFLNFFINIAEDFLNSIHILPSKKRPLTILDNISGVLKPRRMTLLLGPPSSGKTTLLLALAGMLDPSLKFSGSVTYNGHGMNEFVPQRTAAYISQYDVHMGELTVRETLAFSARCQGVGSNHGSYRVFFYTYYTDDVILYTRFLCADMLAELSRREKEANIKPDPDLDFYMKAAATEGQEANIVTDYIIKILGLDVCADTLVGDSMIRGISGGQKKRVTTGEMLVGPAKALFMDEISTGLDSSTTYQVVNSIRQSVHILKGTILMSLLQPEPETYNLFDDIILIAEGHLVYQGPRHHVLEFFESMGFKCPERKGAADFLQEVTSKKDQQQYWAESEKPYRYITVREFAEAFKSFHVGLQLASDLATPYDKSKSHPAALTTKNYGVSKMELLKACAAREILLMKRNSFLYTFKLTQLSVMALIAMTLFIRPKMDKDNLTDGRIFAGSLFYSITTVTFNGMAEIAMTIQKLPVFYKQRNFYFFPAWTYSLPLWLVSIPISVVEVFSYTVLTYYEIGYDPNVGRFIKYYLVLLVQMQAASSMFKVIGAVGRNMIIANTYGFFVLLMMFAMSGFVLARKSVKKWWLWGYYASPMMYGDNAIIVNEFRGHSWKHASPEANVTRSLGVAVIESIGYFPGSYWYWIGIGALIGMILLFNVLSTLALTYLNPLGKTVAMISEDDNETSIERKDERRQGNVVLPFEPHSIAFDNVKYSVDMPQEMKNQGVSEDRLVLLKEVSGAFRPGVLTALMGVSGAGKTTLMDVLAGRKTGGYIEGSITISGYPKRQETFARISGYCEQTDIHSPCVTVYESLLFSAWLRLPQDVDDETRKAFVENVMELVELTTLRDGLVGLPGVSGLSTEQRKRLTIAVELVANPSIIFMDEPTSGLDARAAQIVMRTVRNTVDTGRTVVCTIHQPSIDIFEAFDELFLMKRGGQEIYVGPVGRQSSQLIQYFEAIPGVTKIRAGYNPAAWMLEVSSSAQESVLGVDFSELYRNSELYRRNKALISELSNPRPGTNDLHFPTQFAQPFWTQCVACLWKQHWSYWRNPLYSAVRIIYTAFLAIIFGSMFWNLGDKKDSQQHIFNAMGSMYAAVFFLGVQLASSVQPVVAVERTVFYRERAAGLYSALPYAFGQAVIEIPYCFIQAIVYGTIVYAMIGFDWTAKKYFWYIYFMFFTLVYFTYYGMMAVALTPNENIANIVSYSFYALWNLFSGFIIPRPRTPGWWRWYHWANPVAWTLYGLIVSQYGEEMDVLEDTHVTVRRFLRSYFGFRHEFIGAVAAMVAGFGIVFGVIFAFAIKVFNFQKR, from the exons atggagATCAGCAACAGCTTGAGAAGAAGTTCCTCGGCATGGAGGAGCAGCCGGCTGGAGATGTTTTCTCAGTCGTCGCGAGACGAAGACGACGAAGAAGCTCTGAAGTGGGCTGCCCTTGAGAAGCTCCCCACGTTCGACCGTTTAAGGAGAGGCATCTTGCTCGGGTCACGGGGTGGGGCCAACGAGGTTGAAGTGGCTGATATCGGGTATCAAGAGAGGGCGAAGCTGGTTGACCGGCTTGTTAAGGTCGCGGAGGAAGACAACGAGAAGTTCTTGATGAAATTCAAGAACAGAATAGACAG AGTTGGGATTGATTTGCCGACAGTTGAGGTTAGGTTCGAGAATGTTAAGATTGAAGCAGAAGCTTATGTTGGAAGTAGGGCTCTGCCTACTTTCCTCAACTTCTTCATCAATATTGCTGAG GACTTCTTGAACTCTATTCATATCCTCCCCAGCAAAAAGAGGCCCTTGACAATCCTAGACAACATCAGTGGAGTCTTGAAGCCTAGGCG TATGACGCTTCTTTTAGGACCTCCGAGTTCCGGAAAAACAACACTATTGTTGGCTTTGGCTGGAATGCTTGATCCTTCTTTAAAG TTTTCAGGAAGTGTGACATATAATGGACATGGGATGAATGAATTTGTGCCTCAAAGAACTGCAGCATACATAAGTCAGTATGATGTACACATGGGAGAATTGACAGTGAGAGAGACATTAGCTTTCTCTGCAAGATGTCAAGGAGTCGGAAGCAATCATGGTTCGTACcgtgtttttttttacacGTACTATACTGATGATGTCATATTATACACGCGATTTCTATGTGCAGATATGCTGGCGGAATTGTCAAGAAGGGAAAAAGAGGCGAATATTAAGCCTGATCCTGATTTAGATTTTTACATGAAA GCAGCAGCTACCGAGGGCCAAGAAGCAAATATTGTGACAGATTATATTATTAAG ATATTGGGATTGGATGTTTGTGCTGATACTCTTGTAGGAGATAGCATGATCAGGGGAATTTCTGGTGGGCAGAAAAAACGAGTTACGACAG GGGAGATGCTTGTGGGACCGGCGAAAGCGCTATTCATGGACGAGATATCGACCGGGTTGGACAGTTCGACGACTTACCAAGTGGTGAACTCGATCCGACAATCCGTCCACATTCTCAAAGGCACAATCCTCATGTCACTCCTGCAGCCCGAACCCGAAACCTACAACCTCTTCGACGATATCATTCTCATCGCCGAAGGCCATCTTGTCTACCAAGGCCCCCGCCACCACGTCCTCGAGTTCTTCGAATCCATGGGCTTCAAATGCCCCGAACGAAAAGGGGCAGCAGATTTCTTGCAAGAA GTGACATCAAAGAAGGATCAACAACAGTACTGGGCAGAGTCCGAGAAGCCATACCGATACATCACGGTGAGAGAGTTTGCGGAAGCGTTCAAATCATTCCACGTGGGCCTGCAGCTGGCGTCGGATCTCGCCACCCCTTACGACAAGAGCAAGAGCCACCCAGCCGCCCTCACCACCAAGAACTACGGCGTCAGCAAGATGGAGCTGCTCAAAGCCTGCGCCGCCCGAGAGATCCTCTTGATGAAGAGGAACTCCTTTCTTTACACCTTCAAGCTCACCCAA CTTAGCGTGATGGCTCTGATCGCGATGACGCTCTTCATTCGCCCGAAGATGGATAAGGACAACTTGACGGACGGGAGGATATTCGCGGGATCGTTGTTCTACTCAATCACGACCGTCACGTTTAACGGAATGGCTGAGATCGCCATGACCATCCAGAAGCTTCCGGTCTTCTACAAGCAGAGGAACTTCTACTTTTTTCCGGCGTGGACGTATTCGCTCCCCTTGTGGCTCGTCAGCATCCCCATCAGCGTTGTCGAAGTCTTCTCATACACTGTCTTAACTTACTATGAAATCGGATACGATCCCAATGTCGGAAG ATTTATCAAGTATTATCTGGTGCTGTTAGTCCAGATGCAAGCAGCTTCGTCCATGTTCAAAGTGATTGGGGCGGTGGGGAGGAACATGATCATCGCGAACACGTACGGGTTCTTCGTGCTGCTCATGATGTTCGCTATGAGCGGTTTTGTCCTTGCCCGGA AGAGTGTGAAGAAGTGGTGGTTGTGGGGATATTATGCTTCCCCTATGATGTATGGAGACAATGCCATCATTGTGAATGAGTTCAGAGGCCACAGCTGGAAACat GCTTCTCCCGAGGCAAATGTGACGCGTTCTTTGGGGGTCGCGGTTATAGAGTCGATTGGCTACTTCCCGGGCTCGTATTGGTACTGGATCGGAATAGGTGCATTGATTGGCATGATTCTGTTGTTCAATGTCTTATCCACTCTTGCTCTTACCTATCTCAACC CTTTGGGAAAAACAGTTGCTATGATAAGTGAAGATGATAATGAGACATCAATTG AGAGAAAAGATGAGAGAAGACAGGGAAATGTGGTTCTTCCCTTTGAACCACACTCCATAGCATTTGATAATGTCAAGTACTCTGTAGACATGCCACAG GAAATGAAGAATCAAGGGGTGAGTGAGGATAGACTAGTCCTCCTCAAGGAGGTAAGTGGCGCTTTCCGGCCGGGCGTCCTGACCGCTCTAATGGGCGTCAGTGGCGCCGGGAAAACGACGCTTATGGACGTGTTGGCCGGCCGGAAAACAGGTGGCTATATCGAGGGAAGTATCACCATCTCCGGATATCCCAAACGACAGGAGACATTCGCTCGGATTTCAGGATACTGCGAGCAGACCGACATCCATTCTCCCTGTGTCACGGTTTACGAGTCCTTACTTTTTTCAGCTTGGTTGCGCCTGCCCCAAGACGTGGATGATGAAACCAGAAAG GCGTTTGTGGAGAATGTGATGGAACTCGTGGAGCTGACTACATTGAGAGACGGGCTGGTTGGGCTACCCGGTGTGAGCGGTCTATCGACAGAGCAGCGGAAGAGGCTGACCATAGCCGTGGAGCTGGTGGCGAACCCTTCCATCATATTTATGGATGAGCCGACTTCGGGTTTGGATGCCCGAGCTGCGCAGATTGTGATGAGAACGGTCAGGAACACGGTAGACACGGGTAGGACCGTGGTCTGCACCATTCATCAGCCCAGCATTGACATATTTGAAGCTTTTGATGAG TTGTTCTTGATGAAGCGAGGTGGACAAGAGATCTATGTAGGACCAGTTGGGCGGCAGTCCTCCCAATTGATCCAGTACTTTGAG GCAATTCCAGGAGTCACAAAAATTAGGGCCGGCTATAATCCAGCGGCCTGGATGCTTGAAGTGTCGTCTTCGGCCCAAGAAAGCGTGCTGGGCGTAGATTTTTCCGAGCTTTATAGAAACTCCGAACTTTATAGGAGAAACAAAGCTCTGATCAGCGAGCTGAGCAACCCGCGTCCGGGCACAAATGACCTACACTTCCCAACGCAGTTTGCTCAGCCTTTCTGGACTCAGTGTGTGGCCTGCCTCTGGAAGCAACACTGGTCCTATTGGCGTAACCCTCTCTACTCCGCTGTCCGGATCATCTACACCGCCTTCCTCGCTATCATCTTTGGATCCATGTTTTGGAATCTCGGTGACAAAAA GGATTCTCAGCAGCACATTTTCAACGCCATGGGCTCTATGTATGCCGCGGTCTTCTTCCTCGGCGTCCAGCTGGCGTCGTCTGTGCAGCCGGTGGTGGCGGTGGAACGGACCGTCTTTTACCGCGAGAGGGCTGCAGGGCTGTACTCTGCCCTCCCCTACGCCTTCGGACAG GCTGTGATAGAGATACCTTATTGTTTCATCCAAGCGATTGTGTACGGAACCATAGTGTATGCAATGATTGGGTTTGATTGGACGGCTAAGAAGTACTTTTGGTATATATACTTCATGTTCTTCACACTCGTCTA
- the LOC125205876 gene encoding pleiotropic drug resistance protein 1-like isoform X2 has product MEISNSLRRSSSAWRSSRLEMFSQSSRDEDDEEALKWAALEKLPTFDRLRRGILLGSRGGANEVEVADIGYQERAKLVDRLVKVAEEDNEKFLMKFKNRIDRVGIDLPTVEVRFENVKIEAEAYVGSRALPTFLNFFINIAEDFLNSIHILPSKKRPLTILDNISGVLKPRRMTLLLGPPSSGKTTLLLALAGMLDPSLKFSGSVTYNGHGMNEFVPQRTAAYISQYDVHMGELTVRETLAFSARCQGVGSNHDMLAELSRREKEANIKPDPDLDFYMKAAATEGQEANIVTDYIIKILGLDVCADTLVGDSMIRGISGGQKKRVTTGEMLVGPAKALFMDEISTGLDSSTTYQVVNSIRQSVHILKGTILMSLLQPEPETYNLFDDIILIAEGHLVYQGPRHHVLEFFESMGFKCPERKGAADFLQEVTSKKDQQQYWAESEKPYRYITVREFAEAFKSFHVGLQLASDLATPYDKSKSHPAALTTKNYGVSKMELLKACAAREILLMKRNSFLYTFKLTQLSVMALIAMTLFIRPKMDKDNLTDGRIFAGSLFYSITTVTFNGMAEIAMTIQKLPVFYKQRNFYFFPAWTYSLPLWLVSIPISVVEVFSYTVLTYYEIGYDPNVGRFIKYYLVLLVQMQAASSMFKVIGAVGRNMIIANTYGFFVLLMMFAMSGFVLARKSVKKWWLWGYYASPMMYGDNAIIVNEFRGHSWKHASPEANVTRSLGVAVIESIGYFPGSYWYWIGIGALIGMILLFNVLSTLALTYLNPLGKTVAMISEDDNETSIERKDERRQGNVVLPFEPHSIAFDNVKYSVDMPQEMKNQGVSEDRLVLLKEVSGAFRPGVLTALMGVSGAGKTTLMDVLAGRKTGGYIEGSITISGYPKRQETFARISGYCEQTDIHSPCVTVYESLLFSAWLRLPQDVDDETRKAFVENVMELVELTTLRDGLVGLPGVSGLSTEQRKRLTIAVELVANPSIIFMDEPTSGLDARAAQIVMRTVRNTVDTGRTVVCTIHQPSIDIFEAFDELFLMKRGGQEIYVGPVGRQSSQLIQYFEAIPGVTKIRAGYNPAAWMLEVSSSAQESVLGVDFSELYRNSELYRRNKALISELSNPRPGTNDLHFPTQFAQPFWTQCVACLWKQHWSYWRNPLYSAVRIIYTAFLAIIFGSMFWNLGDKKDSQQHIFNAMGSMYAAVFFLGVQLASSVQPVVAVERTVFYRERAAGLYSALPYAFGQAVIEIPYCFIQAIVYGTIVYAMIGFDWTAKKYFWYIYFMFFTLVYFTYYGMMAVALTPNENIANIVSYSFYALWNLFSGFIIPRPRTPGWWRWYHWANPVAWTLYGLIVSQYGEEMDVLEDTHVTVRRFLRSYFGFRHEFIGAVAAMVAGFGIVFGVIFAFAIKVFNFQKR; this is encoded by the exons atggagATCAGCAACAGCTTGAGAAGAAGTTCCTCGGCATGGAGGAGCAGCCGGCTGGAGATGTTTTCTCAGTCGTCGCGAGACGAAGACGACGAAGAAGCTCTGAAGTGGGCTGCCCTTGAGAAGCTCCCCACGTTCGACCGTTTAAGGAGAGGCATCTTGCTCGGGTCACGGGGTGGGGCCAACGAGGTTGAAGTGGCTGATATCGGGTATCAAGAGAGGGCGAAGCTGGTTGACCGGCTTGTTAAGGTCGCGGAGGAAGACAACGAGAAGTTCTTGATGAAATTCAAGAACAGAATAGACAG AGTTGGGATTGATTTGCCGACAGTTGAGGTTAGGTTCGAGAATGTTAAGATTGAAGCAGAAGCTTATGTTGGAAGTAGGGCTCTGCCTACTTTCCTCAACTTCTTCATCAATATTGCTGAG GACTTCTTGAACTCTATTCATATCCTCCCCAGCAAAAAGAGGCCCTTGACAATCCTAGACAACATCAGTGGAGTCTTGAAGCCTAGGCG TATGACGCTTCTTTTAGGACCTCCGAGTTCCGGAAAAACAACACTATTGTTGGCTTTGGCTGGAATGCTTGATCCTTCTTTAAAG TTTTCAGGAAGTGTGACATATAATGGACATGGGATGAATGAATTTGTGCCTCAAAGAACTGCAGCATACATAAGTCAGTATGATGTACACATGGGAGAATTGACAGTGAGAGAGACATTAGCTTTCTCTGCAAGATGTCAAGGAGTCGGAAGCAATCATG ATATGCTGGCGGAATTGTCAAGAAGGGAAAAAGAGGCGAATATTAAGCCTGATCCTGATTTAGATTTTTACATGAAA GCAGCAGCTACCGAGGGCCAAGAAGCAAATATTGTGACAGATTATATTATTAAG ATATTGGGATTGGATGTTTGTGCTGATACTCTTGTAGGAGATAGCATGATCAGGGGAATTTCTGGTGGGCAGAAAAAACGAGTTACGACAG GGGAGATGCTTGTGGGACCGGCGAAAGCGCTATTCATGGACGAGATATCGACCGGGTTGGACAGTTCGACGACTTACCAAGTGGTGAACTCGATCCGACAATCCGTCCACATTCTCAAAGGCACAATCCTCATGTCACTCCTGCAGCCCGAACCCGAAACCTACAACCTCTTCGACGATATCATTCTCATCGCCGAAGGCCATCTTGTCTACCAAGGCCCCCGCCACCACGTCCTCGAGTTCTTCGAATCCATGGGCTTCAAATGCCCCGAACGAAAAGGGGCAGCAGATTTCTTGCAAGAA GTGACATCAAAGAAGGATCAACAACAGTACTGGGCAGAGTCCGAGAAGCCATACCGATACATCACGGTGAGAGAGTTTGCGGAAGCGTTCAAATCATTCCACGTGGGCCTGCAGCTGGCGTCGGATCTCGCCACCCCTTACGACAAGAGCAAGAGCCACCCAGCCGCCCTCACCACCAAGAACTACGGCGTCAGCAAGATGGAGCTGCTCAAAGCCTGCGCCGCCCGAGAGATCCTCTTGATGAAGAGGAACTCCTTTCTTTACACCTTCAAGCTCACCCAA CTTAGCGTGATGGCTCTGATCGCGATGACGCTCTTCATTCGCCCGAAGATGGATAAGGACAACTTGACGGACGGGAGGATATTCGCGGGATCGTTGTTCTACTCAATCACGACCGTCACGTTTAACGGAATGGCTGAGATCGCCATGACCATCCAGAAGCTTCCGGTCTTCTACAAGCAGAGGAACTTCTACTTTTTTCCGGCGTGGACGTATTCGCTCCCCTTGTGGCTCGTCAGCATCCCCATCAGCGTTGTCGAAGTCTTCTCATACACTGTCTTAACTTACTATGAAATCGGATACGATCCCAATGTCGGAAG ATTTATCAAGTATTATCTGGTGCTGTTAGTCCAGATGCAAGCAGCTTCGTCCATGTTCAAAGTGATTGGGGCGGTGGGGAGGAACATGATCATCGCGAACACGTACGGGTTCTTCGTGCTGCTCATGATGTTCGCTATGAGCGGTTTTGTCCTTGCCCGGA AGAGTGTGAAGAAGTGGTGGTTGTGGGGATATTATGCTTCCCCTATGATGTATGGAGACAATGCCATCATTGTGAATGAGTTCAGAGGCCACAGCTGGAAACat GCTTCTCCCGAGGCAAATGTGACGCGTTCTTTGGGGGTCGCGGTTATAGAGTCGATTGGCTACTTCCCGGGCTCGTATTGGTACTGGATCGGAATAGGTGCATTGATTGGCATGATTCTGTTGTTCAATGTCTTATCCACTCTTGCTCTTACCTATCTCAACC CTTTGGGAAAAACAGTTGCTATGATAAGTGAAGATGATAATGAGACATCAATTG AGAGAAAAGATGAGAGAAGACAGGGAAATGTGGTTCTTCCCTTTGAACCACACTCCATAGCATTTGATAATGTCAAGTACTCTGTAGACATGCCACAG GAAATGAAGAATCAAGGGGTGAGTGAGGATAGACTAGTCCTCCTCAAGGAGGTAAGTGGCGCTTTCCGGCCGGGCGTCCTGACCGCTCTAATGGGCGTCAGTGGCGCCGGGAAAACGACGCTTATGGACGTGTTGGCCGGCCGGAAAACAGGTGGCTATATCGAGGGAAGTATCACCATCTCCGGATATCCCAAACGACAGGAGACATTCGCTCGGATTTCAGGATACTGCGAGCAGACCGACATCCATTCTCCCTGTGTCACGGTTTACGAGTCCTTACTTTTTTCAGCTTGGTTGCGCCTGCCCCAAGACGTGGATGATGAAACCAGAAAG GCGTTTGTGGAGAATGTGATGGAACTCGTGGAGCTGACTACATTGAGAGACGGGCTGGTTGGGCTACCCGGTGTGAGCGGTCTATCGACAGAGCAGCGGAAGAGGCTGACCATAGCCGTGGAGCTGGTGGCGAACCCTTCCATCATATTTATGGATGAGCCGACTTCGGGTTTGGATGCCCGAGCTGCGCAGATTGTGATGAGAACGGTCAGGAACACGGTAGACACGGGTAGGACCGTGGTCTGCACCATTCATCAGCCCAGCATTGACATATTTGAAGCTTTTGATGAG TTGTTCTTGATGAAGCGAGGTGGACAAGAGATCTATGTAGGACCAGTTGGGCGGCAGTCCTCCCAATTGATCCAGTACTTTGAG GCAATTCCAGGAGTCACAAAAATTAGGGCCGGCTATAATCCAGCGGCCTGGATGCTTGAAGTGTCGTCTTCGGCCCAAGAAAGCGTGCTGGGCGTAGATTTTTCCGAGCTTTATAGAAACTCCGAACTTTATAGGAGAAACAAAGCTCTGATCAGCGAGCTGAGCAACCCGCGTCCGGGCACAAATGACCTACACTTCCCAACGCAGTTTGCTCAGCCTTTCTGGACTCAGTGTGTGGCCTGCCTCTGGAAGCAACACTGGTCCTATTGGCGTAACCCTCTCTACTCCGCTGTCCGGATCATCTACACCGCCTTCCTCGCTATCATCTTTGGATCCATGTTTTGGAATCTCGGTGACAAAAA GGATTCTCAGCAGCACATTTTCAACGCCATGGGCTCTATGTATGCCGCGGTCTTCTTCCTCGGCGTCCAGCTGGCGTCGTCTGTGCAGCCGGTGGTGGCGGTGGAACGGACCGTCTTTTACCGCGAGAGGGCTGCAGGGCTGTACTCTGCCCTCCCCTACGCCTTCGGACAG GCTGTGATAGAGATACCTTATTGTTTCATCCAAGCGATTGTGTACGGAACCATAGTGTATGCAATGATTGGGTTTGATTGGACGGCTAAGAAGTACTTTTGGTATATATACTTCATGTTCTTCACACTCGTCTA